The Malus domestica chromosome 10, GDT2T_hap1 nucleotide sequence CCACACTCTCATCAGGCATCTCCGTGTAATATGAACTTTCAGGCTCCTGTATAATTTTGTACTCTGGCCATAGATTATTACTTGCAACTGTTCACAATTGAAAAACAAGAGAGTGTATTAAGATCTTGAACCCAACCCACCAAATCTCAAAAGTGCAGTTAAATTGCCGACCCAAAACTCCTCCCAAGAAAATACAACTTCGTACTTGCCTTTTAGAACTACAGCAGAAGTGGTTTCACTGTTAGCAGAGCTACTGTCGGCCAGCTGAATCCTCAATCGTTGACAATCATGTTCATGACCAGACCGAGAATGCTTGACCTacaaaccaccaaaacatattTGGTATGCTTTAAGGATGGCTGATGCTACTTCAAAGGGGAAAAAAGATGCTGCAGAAACCCAAAAAATCCAATTACCCAATGTTTCTCTGAGCAATAAAGTGTTTTTCTGCAACCAGTACAGCGTTTACTCCCCTTCCAGGTACCACACCAATTACATAGTGCAGCTACAACAATCAAAAGGCAAATATCATCAAAAGATCCCTTCAATTGGAAGAGTGTTTAAAAGACGTCAAATTGCAATACTGAAGGAGCATAAATATACATAAACAAGGTTGAACAAGCTAAAACAATCTGGCAATAATTCATAAGCAAAAGCTAGCAACTGTAAATGCTAACTGATACAAGATGCTACCTCCAGCCATAAGAGGATCCTCCGTACTATCCTTCTTCGGAGGCTCACTTGAGTAGAAAGGATTATCGCGAGGTAATTGGCAGCGGAAAACCTTCACGCTATAAGAAAAAACATCAcataatcagaagaaaaaaaaccacaaatccTTTGGTATAGACATGATAGGGAGAACAATACCTTCTAGAGGGCTCGTCCCGCTGGCATTTCCATTGTTCATGTTGATCACGACGAAGACACGCCATTGACGTACACATAAACACAAACAATGTTCGGTGAAATGCAGATTCCTTCTCCTCTGGCGCATATACCTAGCCACCCAATAAACACAAAGACCAAATATCACAATCTAATTGTCAACTTTTACTACTTGAAAATGGCATAAAAAGCGCGACCCCAAGCAAACAAGGCTTCCCGCTCTGCGAAAGTCGGGGAGGAACTCGTATGTATGCTGCTTTACTCTTGCTTTGCATGCAAAGAGGCTTGTTCCACGATTCGAACCGTGACCATTTGATCACATGTCACAAAGGAGCAACGTTTCCGTTCTGTTACACCAACTCGCCCTCGACTTGAAAATGGCATAATAAAGATATAATCTGATCAATGAAATTCAAGCATCCCTCACCTGAAGCACAAATTGCAAAGGTTCACCGCATATGTCGCAGCAGCAAGATCTTCCGGACGGCAAGTTTTCTGGATCCAGCCAAGCCTATATGACAAGCCAAAACATCAGAAAAGTCCGACTAGTATGTAAATTGAAATTGAAGGGTTTAATGGCATACGGGAACGCCTCCAGCCTTGGAGGGAAAGAAATGGCGAAGAAGAGAGCGGGATTTCTTAGGCTTTTTCACAAAACCTAAAATCACAGAATTTCTTGCTTCTTCGTCTTCCTCTTCTTCGTCATCGTCATCCATAGCAACATCTGGCTCtttctgttcttcttcttcgtcgctGTCATCGTCCAGTGATGTGATTCTAAGGCCTTTAAACTCCTCCGTACCGTCACCTTTCACACTGCCTGCCATTTCCCTTCACAATTTAAGTAGGGTGAAGTTTGCGGCGGAGCTGGTGATGTCAGCTGGGCTTACGGCGGATGAGCTGCCGTGAAGGTTGAAGACGAGAAGGAGGAGAAAGGGGTGGGTGAGCTGGGCCGGATATGggcctttattttattttctcaattttCTCTATATTACTGGACACGTGGCTTCTTCTGATTGACCTTTCAGATGTGTACCATGTTCCTTCGCACAGTCTATCACAACAAACAAACCTATATATCCTAAACCCCCGAGCACTTCCCTGCCCAATCAGTTCACCGCCTTCTTCCTGTTGGCTCTTCATCTCCTCCTTCCGTCTTCTTCCTAGGCCCTAGGGTTTACTGAAACTCACAGGTATGAACTTTGACTCCGACTGGTTCTTCATATGGCGTTTTTTAATTCCATATTTTTTCttgaaattattttgtttattactCACCTCCTGTTTATTTATTGTCAAATTATTTTCTGAAATAAAAGAGGTGAAATATGTGATTGCGTATTTTGGCTAAACGTGGGTGAAAGGAAAGAGCAAATTTGAATATGTATTTCTGCATTTCTAATATATGTGAAGATATATTTCAATTTTTGGGGTGAATTTAAAGCTCGAGTCTTGAGATTTTGAAGTTGCAATGCTGTCTGTGCAGAGTAGAATTTTCTGatgtttgtaactttgtatGATGTTTTGGAGTTGTGATTTGTCCTCCGTTTCGATAAGCACTACCAGAATTCTGCTCATAGGACATGATTGTATACGCAGAAATGTGATTTTACATTcgacttaaaaaaaaatgtgattagTTTTGTGGATTGAAACCGTGTGAATTTAGGGTGCATGTTAGACAAAGGGCGGAGAGGGAGATTCGGAGAAGCTCTTTATTTGGGTTTCTATAATAAAGTGAAAAAAGGGTGATATGCGTTTATAGGGTATACTAGTGCTAATATGTGAAAAAAGGATGCTATTTTTTATAGAACTATGGGATCCGGGGCTAGAGCCGCTTCATTCCAAAACATTTAACCCACAAATTAGAAACCCTAGCCACAGATAACTCACAGAGTTCCTTTCAAAGTCCTTCCTCCTCATCAACCCTCTCTCAAACCACTTACAGCCGCATCTCCTCCTCTCAGCCTATCCTTACTCTTGTCTCTCTAGTCTTCGACTAGTTTGAAAGTTTAAATGACTGAAATTTTGTTTTGAACGTGGTTGGTATTGGATGATATCACAGGATAGGAAGTAAGCCAGGTCAAGGAAAATCCTTTTTGTTACTGTTAGATGgttattctttttttctttttttttggttctttttttccCTGATAGTTAACcattttagtttcaattaaatttatgtttgtGATTATGGTTTTATAGATTTGTCCTGAGGCTTACTGTGTGACAGTTTTGCTCTTTGTGTGACAGTTTCTGACAACAAACCGGGAGTGACAAATTTTTAGTAGCTATGGTTTGTTCTCCATCTCTCTTTGCTGTATTTCGTTTAAGCGTTCATAATGTGTAGGACGCATTTAATATTGTATGGCAATGTTTTTTTGTGAAATTCAGCCGCAGGGAGATTACATAGACCTTCACAGGAAGCGGTATGGGTACCGACCTGACCACTTCGAGCGAAAGCGCAAGAAGGAGGCTCGTCTCGTCCATAAGCGTTCTGAGACTGCTCAGAAGGTCAATTCCAAtccttttcctttatttttcgtGGAAAGTGACAATCAAATTGGAACTTTAAGCTTATTTTGTTCATTTGGAATGTTTGTATTGGAACAGGCCCTAGGTATCAAGGGTAAGATGTTTGCTAAGAAGCGCTATGCTGAAAAGGCTCTCATGAAGAAAACGTGAGTTCTCTAGTGTCTTTTTCCCAGTAGAATAGACTGTTGAGATGTACCTTACAGCACTTAAACTACATTCATATGATGTGCTTCTAACAGTTTGTTTCATATTGCACTTGTCATGACTATTAATTTGCTGCTGCATATACACATAGACATAGTTACATTCATATTTAAACTGCATAAGCTACACTTTACATAACCTTATTTGTGGCTTTTTATATTGTTTAGTGGCTATTGTCTTTATGTTGATTCCTTATTGTATCTTTTGTTTGTTATGCTACTGACGATTTACATATATGTAGagttaaatttatgttttgtgAATGCCCACAGGTTGATTATGCATGAGGAGTCATCAACTAGGCGCAAGGTGGATGATGATGTTCATGAAGGCTCTATTCCCGCATATTTGATCGATCGTGTCAATACAACACGTGCGAAAGTACGGATTTCCAGCTATTAATAgatatttttcttaaaaaggAAGATATTTGTTCATGTTTCTTATCTGACGTTATGCTGGAAATAGATTCTGAACAACACCATTAAGCAAAAGCGGAAGGAGAAAGCTGGGAAATGGGAAGTcccactgcccaaggtaagagcACATGCCacgctttttctttttttctctgtttttctgTGCGACTCATTTTTTATTGTATGCTAATCATTGATATAATGTTCTGACAGTTTTATATCTTCTCTAGGTGAGGCCTGTGGCTGAAGATGAGATGTTCAAAATTCTTAGATCTGGAAAACGCAAGAGTAAGTATCTCCAACTTCTTCCTCTCTACTTCCATAGCAATCAAAGTGTGCTGTTGGTTCATTTATTGTCTAAATTTATCGTTTATAATGATTTCCGGCCTAAATGCGATCAAGCTAAAGTTCGTATAACATGACATTGAGGATAATTGAAAGTTTGAAACTGATGCCAGTATTTTCATGTGAATGTATTACTTAGTCCTCTGTTGCTTATTTGCTCAATTCTTTTTTGTAGCCAAGCAATGGAAGAGGATGGTCACAAAAGCTACATTGGTGGGACCTGGTTTCACGAGGAAACCTCCTAAGTATGAGCGATTTATCCGTCCCAGTGGATTGCGATTCACCAAAGCTCACGTGACACACCCTGAACTTAAAGCCACTTTTAACCTTGAGATCATTGGTGTGAAGAAGAATCCTAATGGTCAAATGTATACATCTCTTGGTGTGTTGACCAAGGGAACCATCATTGAGGT carries:
- the LOC103445877 gene encoding uncharacterized protein, with the protein product MPQGDYIDLHRKRYGYRPDHFERKRKKEARLVHKRSETAQKALGIKGKMFAKKRYAEKALMKKTLIMHEESSTRRKVDDDVHEGSIPAYLIDRVNTTRAKILNNTIKQKRKEKAGKWEVPLPKVRPVAEDEMFKILRSGKRKTKQWKRMVTKATLVGPGFTRKPPKYERFIRPSGLRFTKAHVTHPELKATFNLEIIGVKKNPNGQMYTSLGVLTKGTIIEVNVSELGLVTPAGKVVWGKYAQVTNNPENDGCVNAVLLV
- the LOC103445878 gene encoding uncharacterized protein; translation: MAGSVKGDGTEEFKGLRITSLDDDSDEEEEQKEPDVAMDDDDEEEEDEEARNSVILGFVKKPKKSRSLLRHFFPSKAGGVPAWLDPENLPSGRSCCCDICGEPLQFVLQVYAPEEKESAFHRTLFVFMCTSMACLRRDQHEQWKCQRDEPSRSVKVFRCQLPRDNPFYSSEPPKKDSTEDPLMAGAALCNWCGTWKGSKRCTGCRKTLYCSEKHWVKHSRSGHEHDCQRLRIQLADSSSANSETTSAVVLKVASNNLWPEYKIIQEPESSYYTEMPDESVGTNSLVSSNRMDDGLMSIADNFTGDGDRKSWASFHVRIALAPEQILRYCRSSGAKPLWPVSSGRPSTADIPKCSYCSGPMCFEFQIMPQLLFYFNVKNDVDSLDWATIAVYTCEASCDASVVYKEEFAWVQLS